TTCTCTTCCTGACCACTGAATGCAATCAACTCATCGGCAGGCAACACCAGGAGAAACAGGCGAAGTTTTTTCCCAATGTAAAAATTAAGATTATCAAAGGCAGCGGTCATTCAATGTTTGGAGAAAAGCCTGCGGAAAGCATCAGAGTCGTGAGGGAGTACTTGAAAAACCGCTGATTGCAACCGGAATTTAAATTATAAAAAAACAGTTTGATACGCATAAAATACGGCGATGCCGCATTGAAAGGAGACTGTCATGAAAAAAGAAAGCAACATTTATTCTATAGGGATTACACCGACCGACAAAAACTGTCCGGCAGGTGAAAAGACAGGAGGCATGTACCTTAAGCAAGGGAAGATACCGGTCTTGTCTTGCGAGGGCGCCTGCATTCGGGGAGAGATCTCCCGCCTTGCCGCCCACATGGTGGCAAAGGAAGAGCCGTACCGCCGGGGCTGCAACGGTGAATTGCTCACAGTGCCCGGCTCTGCCCTGACGCAGTGGATTACGTCTGCGGAGAAAATTGTCCTTATTGACGGCTGCTTTCTCCATTGCTACGGCAGGATACTTGAAAATCTGCTCGGCAAAGAAAAACTGGCCATATTTGACGCCCTATCGTACTACAGAAAATACACAGAACATTTTGACATTGATGAAGTGCCGGAAGTGCAACGCAGAGAAACCGCTAAGATGGTGGCAGACGCTGTCCTTGCCAAACTGCAAAGAACAAATAGTCGCAGCACAAAGACCTGTGCAGAGACGGCCTGCGAGGGATCTGCATCCGCTGCATCAGCGTCTGCAAAGGGAACAGGCTGCGGCTCTTGAGCAATGCACGCTGCAATGCCTTTGCTTCAGTTTCAAAACATAAAAAAACCCCCTTGCAAAAGCAAGGGGGGCTTTTGACAGTCAATTACAGTTTTGTAACGTTGATTGCCTTGGGGCCTTTTGGTCCCTTTTCGGTATCAAAGCTTACTGAGTCACCCTCGGCAAGGCTTTTAAAACCGTTACCCAGGATTGACGTGTGATGTACGAATACATCTCCGCCGTCTTCGCTTGTAATAAAGCCAAAACCCTTTGAGTCATTGAACCACTTTACTGTTCCATTAGACATTTTGTTTACCTCCTTTTTTTAAAACTCAAATTTCAGAAGGTCTTAACAAATAAAAAAACCACAAAGTCTTTGTGGTCTCGTCAACAGCAAAAACTTCTAAAATTCTGTATTAATATTAACAGGTGCTTAAATAGTTTGTCAAGGGAAAAATAAGTGTGGGAAAAATAAGTGTGTGTTTATGGAATATAATTGCGCTTTTTCATCATCAGCCGCCTGAGTGTTAACAACTGCCTTTTACCCCTTGACTTAGACAACAATGTTTGGTAATATAAAAAAAGGGGTTATATATAGGATGAGTATCCTGCTTAAAAAAATAGGGGGAAAGGAATATGCCTACCTCGCATACCGGGCCGGCGTTAGGGTGGTGCATAAATATCTTGGTCCTGTGGAAAGCAACAGAGT
The window above is part of the Nitrospirota bacterium genome. Proteins encoded here:
- a CDS encoding cold shock domain-containing protein, which codes for MSNGTVKWFNDSKGFGFITSEDGGDVFVHHTSILGNGFKSLAEGDSVSFDTEKGPKGPKAINVTKL